A region from the Corylus avellana chromosome ca7, CavTom2PMs-1.0 genome encodes:
- the LOC132188727 gene encoding uncharacterized protein LOC132188727 isoform X1, which translates to MGFEGSGVKELLRLRVTPKHMRSKSFPGKKKVEEDNLDRSFEASDHIKQDMEHLKDIKTKKKQSPKAEVQDSLKQEILQLEKRLQDQFEVRHALENALGYRSSSHDNTTETLVPKPATELIKEIAVLELEVVYLEQYLLSLYRKAFDQQISSVSPPAKDERSKSPINTPKLRILQASRPDITSMRESSAVQSGCEALDNPCKEPNAIGGEEKLLDSGVHRCHSSLSQRSAFLTRTSPPADSLAKALRACHSQPLSMMEYAQHASSNIISLAEHLGTRISDHVPETPNKLSEDMIKCMSALYCKLADPPLTHHGLSSPNSTMSSMSAFSPRDQCDMWSPGFRNNSSFDVRLDNPFHVEGLKEFSGPYSTMVEVPWIYRDGQKLGDTEPLLQNFRSLICQLEEVDPRKLKHEEKLAFWINIHNALVMHAFLAYGIPQNNVKRVFLLLKAAYNIGGHIISADTIQSSILGCRMSRPGQWLRLLLSPRTKFKSGDERQAYAIEHPEPLLHFALCSGSHSDPAVRVYTPKRVFQEMEAAKEEYIRATFGVSKNHKILLPKIVESFVKHSGLCPAGVIEMIQLSLPESLKKSVKKCQLGKSHKSIEWIPHNFTFRYLISKELVK; encoded by the exons ATGGGGTTTGAGGGGAGTGGAGTTAAGGAACTGCTGAGACTGAGAGTAACACCAAAGCACATGCGTTCAAAGAG CTTTCCTGGTAAGAAAAAAGTCGAGGAAGATAACCTGGATAGGTCCTTTGAAGCCTCTGATCATATAAAGCAG GATATGGAGCACTTAAAGGATATTAAAACCAAGAAGAAACAGTCCCCTAAGGCTGAAGTCCAAGATTCTTTAAAGCAAGAG ATTCTACAACTTGAGAAGAGATTACAAGACCAATTTGAGGTCCGCCACGCCTTAGAAAATGCATTGGGTTATAGGTCTTCCTCTCATGATAATACAACTGAAACGTTAGTGCCTAAG CCAGCCACAGAGTTAATCAAGGAAATTGCAGTACTAGAGTTGGAAGTTGTGTATTTGGAGCAATATCTTCTCTCCTTGTACCGGAAAGCATTTGATCAACAAATATCCTCTGTATCTCCACCTGCCAAGGATGAAAGATCTAAATCACCTATAAATACTCCAAAATTGAGGATCCTCCAAGCTTCCAGGCCTGATATTACATCAATGAGGGAAAGTTCAGCAGTACAATCTGGTTGTGAGGCACTTGACAATCCGTGCAAGGAACCCAATGCAATTGGTGGAGAAGAGAAGCTATTAGATTCTGGTGTTCATCGCTGTCACTCCTCATTATCCCAACGTTCAGCATTTTTGACTAGAACTTCACCTCCAGCGGATTCTTTGGCTAAGGCTTTACGAGCATGCCATTCCCAACCTTTGTCAATGATGGAG TATGCTCAGCATGCTTCATCAAATATAATCAGTCTGGCGGAGCATCTTGGTACCCGCATCTCTGATCATGTTCCAGAGACACCTAACAAGCTTTCCGAGGACATGATCAAGTGCATGTCAGCGTTATATTGCAAGCTAGCTGACCCCCCTTTGACACATCATGGCCTGTCATCTCCCAATTCAACCATGTCATCCATGAGTGCATTTTCTCCACGAGATCAGTGTGATATGTGGAGTCCAGGGTTCAGGAATAATTCATCTTTTGATGTACGCTTAGATAATCCTTTCCATGTGGAAGGACTCAAAGAGTTCAGTGGACCATACAGCACAATGGTTGAAGTACCTTGGATTTACAGAGATGGTCAGAAACTGGGTGATACTGAACCTCTGCTACAAAATTTCAG GTCACTTATCTGTCAATTAGAAGAAGTTGATCCTAGGAAGTTGAAACATGAAGAGAAGCTAGCCTTCTGGATTAACATACACAATGCATTGGTGATGCAT GCATTTTTGGCTTATGGGATTCCACAAAACAATGTAAAGAGAGTTTTTCTACTCTTAAAG GCTGCATACAACATTGGGGGTCACATCATCAGTGCGGACACTATACAGAGTTCTATCCTGGGTTGCCGGATGTCTCGTCCTGGACAG TGGCTTCGCTTGTTACTTTCTCCAAGAACGAAATTTAAATCTGGAGATGAACGGCAAGCATATGCAATTGAGCATCCAGAACCCCTTTTACACTTTGCACTCTGTTCGGGAAGCCATTCTGATCCTGCG GTTCGTGTGTACACACCCAAGAGAgtattccaagagatggaagcTGCAAAAGAAGAGTACATTCGGGCTACCTTCGGTGTAAGCAAGAATCATAAAATCCTCTTACCAAAGATCGTTGAGTCATTTGTGAAGCACTCTGGTTTGTGTCCAGCTGGAGTGATAGAGATGATCCAACTGTCTTTGCCTGAATCTTTGAAGAAGAGTGTTAAGAAATGTCAACTAGGGAAATCCCACAAGAGCATCGAGTGGATTCCTCACAATTTCACCTTTCGGTATTTGATATCTAAAGAGCTTGTTAAGTGA
- the LOC132188727 gene encoding uncharacterized protein LOC132188727 isoform X2 — MGFEGSGVKELLRLRVTPKHMRSKSFPGKKKVEEDNLDRSFEASDHIKQDMEHLKDIKTKKKQSPKAEVQDSLKQEPATELIKEIAVLELEVVYLEQYLLSLYRKAFDQQISSVSPPAKDERSKSPINTPKLRILQASRPDITSMRESSAVQSGCEALDNPCKEPNAIGGEEKLLDSGVHRCHSSLSQRSAFLTRTSPPADSLAKALRACHSQPLSMMEYAQHASSNIISLAEHLGTRISDHVPETPNKLSEDMIKCMSALYCKLADPPLTHHGLSSPNSTMSSMSAFSPRDQCDMWSPGFRNNSSFDVRLDNPFHVEGLKEFSGPYSTMVEVPWIYRDGQKLGDTEPLLQNFRSLICQLEEVDPRKLKHEEKLAFWINIHNALVMHAFLAYGIPQNNVKRVFLLLKAAYNIGGHIISADTIQSSILGCRMSRPGQWLRLLLSPRTKFKSGDERQAYAIEHPEPLLHFALCSGSHSDPAVRVYTPKRVFQEMEAAKEEYIRATFGVSKNHKILLPKIVESFVKHSGLCPAGVIEMIQLSLPESLKKSVKKCQLGKSHKSIEWIPHNFTFRYLISKELVK; from the exons ATGGGGTTTGAGGGGAGTGGAGTTAAGGAACTGCTGAGACTGAGAGTAACACCAAAGCACATGCGTTCAAAGAG CTTTCCTGGTAAGAAAAAAGTCGAGGAAGATAACCTGGATAGGTCCTTTGAAGCCTCTGATCATATAAAGCAG GATATGGAGCACTTAAAGGATATTAAAACCAAGAAGAAACAGTCCCCTAAGGCTGAAGTCCAAGATTCTTTAAAGCAAGAG CCAGCCACAGAGTTAATCAAGGAAATTGCAGTACTAGAGTTGGAAGTTGTGTATTTGGAGCAATATCTTCTCTCCTTGTACCGGAAAGCATTTGATCAACAAATATCCTCTGTATCTCCACCTGCCAAGGATGAAAGATCTAAATCACCTATAAATACTCCAAAATTGAGGATCCTCCAAGCTTCCAGGCCTGATATTACATCAATGAGGGAAAGTTCAGCAGTACAATCTGGTTGTGAGGCACTTGACAATCCGTGCAAGGAACCCAATGCAATTGGTGGAGAAGAGAAGCTATTAGATTCTGGTGTTCATCGCTGTCACTCCTCATTATCCCAACGTTCAGCATTTTTGACTAGAACTTCACCTCCAGCGGATTCTTTGGCTAAGGCTTTACGAGCATGCCATTCCCAACCTTTGTCAATGATGGAG TATGCTCAGCATGCTTCATCAAATATAATCAGTCTGGCGGAGCATCTTGGTACCCGCATCTCTGATCATGTTCCAGAGACACCTAACAAGCTTTCCGAGGACATGATCAAGTGCATGTCAGCGTTATATTGCAAGCTAGCTGACCCCCCTTTGACACATCATGGCCTGTCATCTCCCAATTCAACCATGTCATCCATGAGTGCATTTTCTCCACGAGATCAGTGTGATATGTGGAGTCCAGGGTTCAGGAATAATTCATCTTTTGATGTACGCTTAGATAATCCTTTCCATGTGGAAGGACTCAAAGAGTTCAGTGGACCATACAGCACAATGGTTGAAGTACCTTGGATTTACAGAGATGGTCAGAAACTGGGTGATACTGAACCTCTGCTACAAAATTTCAG GTCACTTATCTGTCAATTAGAAGAAGTTGATCCTAGGAAGTTGAAACATGAAGAGAAGCTAGCCTTCTGGATTAACATACACAATGCATTGGTGATGCAT GCATTTTTGGCTTATGGGATTCCACAAAACAATGTAAAGAGAGTTTTTCTACTCTTAAAG GCTGCATACAACATTGGGGGTCACATCATCAGTGCGGACACTATACAGAGTTCTATCCTGGGTTGCCGGATGTCTCGTCCTGGACAG TGGCTTCGCTTGTTACTTTCTCCAAGAACGAAATTTAAATCTGGAGATGAACGGCAAGCATATGCAATTGAGCATCCAGAACCCCTTTTACACTTTGCACTCTGTTCGGGAAGCCATTCTGATCCTGCG GTTCGTGTGTACACACCCAAGAGAgtattccaagagatggaagcTGCAAAAGAAGAGTACATTCGGGCTACCTTCGGTGTAAGCAAGAATCATAAAATCCTCTTACCAAAGATCGTTGAGTCATTTGTGAAGCACTCTGGTTTGTGTCCAGCTGGAGTGATAGAGATGATCCAACTGTCTTTGCCTGAATCTTTGAAGAAGAGTGTTAAGAAATGTCAACTAGGGAAATCCCACAAGAGCATCGAGTGGATTCCTCACAATTTCACCTTTCGGTATTTGATATCTAAAGAGCTTGTTAAGTGA
- the LOC132186179 gene encoding STS14 protein-like yields MAYALLILIMALAIPHIVAQGAAPLPTAAKEYLEAHNQARAAVGVSPLKWSEELANAAGRVVRYQKNNMGCGLTKLHHKYQGNQVWTIFNKTMTPRMVVDRWVQEKQHYNYATNTCLSNHHTCNAYTLVVWRKSLELGCAQARCLKYGSSITICLYNPIGNIPGERPY; encoded by the coding sequence ATGGCCTACGCATTGCTTATACTCATCATGGCTCTAGCCATACCTCACATCGTTGCGCAAGGGGCTGCGCCACTGCCAACCGCAGCCAAGGAGTACCTTGAAGCACACAACCAAGCAAGGGCAGCAGTTGGGGTTAGCCCGCTCAAGTGGAGTGAGGAGCTAGCTAATGCCGCAGGCCGAGTAGTCCgataccaaaaaaataacatgGGATGCGGTCTTACGAAATTGCACCACAAGTATCAGGGAAACCAGGTGTGGACAATATTCAACAAGACCATGACACCACGCATGGTCGTTGATAGATGGGTGCAAGAGAAGCAACACTATAACTACGCCACCAACACATGCCTGTCGAACCACCACACATGCAACGCCTATACTCTTGTCGTGTGGAGGAAGTCTTTGGAGTTGGGGTGTGCTCAAGCTAGATGTTTGAAGTATGGCAGTAGTATAACCATATGTTTATATAATCCTATTGGAAATATTCCAGGGGAGAGGCCATACTAG
- the LOC132186125 gene encoding STS14 protein-like, translated as MAYALLILIMALAIPHIPAQGAAPLPTAAKEYLQGHNQARAAVRVSPLKWSEGLANAASRVVRYQRNKMRCGLASLTNRNYGWNQLWTSGKTLTPRMVVDTWVKEKQYYNYANNMCLPNHTCRVYTQVVWRKSLELGCAQARCVKEGTSITICFYNPPGNIVGKKPY; from the coding sequence ATGGCCTACGCATTGCTTATACTCATCATGGCTCTAGCCATACCCCACATCCCTGCACAAGGGGCTGCACCACTGCCAACCGCAGCCAAGGAGTACCTTCAAGGACACAACCAAGCAAGGGCAGCAGTTAGGGTTAGCCCGCTCAAGTGGAGCGAGGGGCTAGCTAATGCCGCAAGCCGAGTAGTCCGATaccaaagaaacaaaatgaGATGCGGCTTGGCAAGCTTGACCAACCGCAATTATGGTTGGAACCAGTTGTGGACAAGCGGCAAGACCTTGACACCACGCATGGTCGTTGATACATGGGTGAAAGAGAAGCAATACTATAACTACGCCAACAACATGTGTCTGCCAAACCACACGTGCCGCGTCTATACTCAGGTCGTGTGGAGGAAGTCTCTGGAGTTGGGGTGTGCTCAAGCTAGATGTGTGAAGGAGGGCACTAGCATAACTATATGTTTCTATAATCCTCCTGGAAATATTGTGGGGAAGAAGCCGTACTAG